ATGATACTCCATTGAAAGTCTTCTGTGAAGTTCCAACAGGCTCTGGATCAGGCCCTTATAACCCTCCAGAAAATGGCAACACCACCCTTTCAACCAGTAAACCTCATGTCCAAGCATGACTAGAAGTTCAACTCAGTGTTTACAGACCACACCTCCAGCATCTGCACTTTGGTGTACAGCACTTTTTcaacttctttgtttttcagcagaacaACGCAGTTTGCAGGGCGTACAATGGCATTTAAATTTGTACCCAAGAATTAACCCGTAAAAACAGCACAGTAATTATGCATGCATTGTTAATTAGTAATATGCCTCCTGTTAACAAAATCCAAACGTGCACGCAATGTTTAAATCTTAAATCTCTTCAGTCATATTCCGGATAACTCTTTCATactccctttcttttttgtaaAGTAGAATTGCATCTCAGTCTCCATCTTTCCTGAACTCAGATCTGAAGCCTCTCTGTCCtcaaagctgcagagagcagatcTTACAATGTTGGCCCATGTCAGATTTCCAAGTTGTCCAAAAAAGGCGCACATTCTTTCCATAGTTCCTGTCTTCTGGCATTCAGCTGAGTACAGTCCAGACACAGAACAAATGGAGCAAGCAGCAGTTGTTTGGCTTACCTAAAGCAGAGGGCAAACAAGCCCTAAATTAGcttaagaagaaatttttttttttctcctggaaatcATCCAGTAATGTTGTTTTCCAAAGTTTAACTCCTCatcattataaaataaatactacaTTTTCTCAACCACTATCTCAACACTCTTATAGCCCACAGAACATTTTGCCCCCTCATTTCAGCATGCAAAGTAGCAAACTCTTTTAAATGGCTTACTGAAATTATCCTAAAGAGAATGATTTCTCCATTCCCAAACCCCTTGTGACGCTACTGTCCATTTCCTACTGCAGAGTGCACAGTAAGCTCAGAGCTGAACAAGACCAGGTGCCTTTTCAAATTCCTTTTGGAAGCTGGCTGATCACAGAACTTGACCTCAATGTTGCCATCACTGAAtgcctccctcctgccttcgTCCGAATCCATGGAATCTCTCTGAGAAGCACTTGGCTTTTGCCTCCTCATGGTAATCCCCGAGTTCCCAAGCTGCCTGCTCGGGGATGTGTTGTCTTTCACAATGCAGAAGCAGAGGGCAGACAGAAAATTCTTCTTGAAGTTCTCATTCATGAAAGCATACACTATAGGGTTGCAAATAGAATTGAAGAATCCTACGATCTGGACAATTGCAAAGATCATTTTGATTGTCACATCATCATACTCCTTCTCAAAATTACCTGGAGAGGAGATAAGAAATACGCTGTAAGCACAGAATGCCATGAATGCTTACCACTTAGCCTAGTTATATCCAGTTTGGCATTagaaagcttttgtttaaaatcaacaaaaacACATGCTGGAAGTTCTTAGCATTAGCAGTAGAGTTTCATCAACAAGATAAAATCAGGATCTATCACATAATCATGCTCTGTATGTAGGTAATAACAGAAtcaaatgaaagagaatttgTGAGTCAAAAAAGCTGACTGGCTGAACTACTGATTTATCTGCTACAATCTTATTTGTGATAGGAGACAAAGAAACAGCTCCTGCCTTTAGCAAGTAGAGTAAAACAACTACGGAAAATTTCCTCTTGTTCCTACACATAGGCTGCTCCAGTATCGATGGAGGAGGTGAGAGATGAACAGTGGAagacttcagagaaaaaggcaaatagCAAAAAAGCCAACACAACAAGCATTAAGGGCATTTCCAAGCCAGTTTTCAGTAAAGAGCACTAAAAAACTCCAGCTGGATTCACTGGGTATCATCACTGTGATGTCCAGTATTTATATTTCCAATATACCTACCACAATAAAAGGGATAAATGTTTCATAGTAAGTTTAACTCAAAACAGTTAagttaaatgaaatataattaaaaacttCAAGAGGTTTTATgctcagaaattacttttaccTTCCAGCCAGGCACTTTTGACCTTTCAGTAAATGAGGGTAGTGTAACAGACACGGTAAGAAAAGGAGACACTCACCCCCCTAATAGtcctgtttttcctgaagtCTTTCTTATAAGCAGAACATTAACCTTTGCTAGCAGAAGGTATTCTAGAGCTGaatgctggcagcagcactaGCTTATCACAACCTCTAGTTCCATTAtcaaaaaacaccccaaaaccagacTTTATTCTATGAGATATGGCAGGTACTCACTGTATTCCATCATCATGTGAATCACATGGAAAGGGGCCCAACAGACTGCAAAGAGAAACACCACTGTCACCATCATAACAATTGCTCGCTTCTTCTTCCTGAAATTGCACCAAGACATTCCACACTGAATCACTGGGAACTGACTGGCAGTTTCATGTCTCTCTTCAAGTTAGATCTGTGACTGTGTTCTGATGGCTGCAGATGCAAATAAAACTCTCAAGGAATGCTCAGAAGTACACAATTCCCTTGGAAACAAAAGAATGCATCATCACATACATCTAgcactttatttctcttttttgggaCAGCAGTGCACTTTGCATCATGACATGAGCATGTCTTGCAAGGCATTTTAAACTCTATtcaagaggaataaaaaagtcaggaaaaaagcTTTCTAGAAGTCAAAGTTCCAAGTGTATTTTGCTTACAAACCTTGATATTTTAGACATTTCGCTCCCATGAATGGTTTGAAGAACTGAAGCGTCTCCCACCCGTTTCTTAATCCAGAGTTCATAGCCAATTTTAGTGTACAAAAAAAGCATCAGCATcagtggaaggaggaagagtATAACAAGGATAAAAGTTGTATAGATCTTCTGATAAATTGGACTGGCCCATTCTTCCAAGCAACAAACATACACCTTTTCATACAGAAAGTCATATTTAACCTGTAACAAATGCAAAGAAGATGAGTCACTAAGGTGTTTATCCCAAGTGTAAAACCCAAGCACATTCAGGTATTCCTTGCTCTTAATGGAACAACCAAAATCAACAGATTTTCAAAGTGACAAAATTCTTTCAAGCACTTTTCCACATCAAGTGTTGGGTTCAATCCAAATTGACAAAGAGGCCAGAAGATGCTCTGATTTGCACTTCAAAGGAGACCTTGGCTACACATTTTGCAAGTAAATATGGATATATAGAAACCTCATGATAGCTGCttaaaaaagccaggaaaattATTAACATTCAGACTCACAAGCAGCAGAGTCTGCCAAGCTGCCTGCTTAACCTCCAAACGTTGTGTGGTAACTCATCAACTACAATGAGCagctaattaattttaaactaagCACAGTTGTTCCAGATCTTGGGGAGCACTATGTCATCCTGAAACAGCAATCTAAGTCCTCTATTGCTGTGTGCCAGTGCACATATAAACCAAAAGAAAGCCACAGTGGAAGTCACAGTTgtaatttctgctctttgacATAATTAGGGAGAGTAGGCATGACTAGTCCCTGTTAGTACTCCTCCTTCCACTGCATGCAAATTCTAATCCTTAGCCTTTCCCAGGCTGGCACACAGAACCAATCTCCCTTATCCCCCACTGATTTCACAGGAGTTGATTCAATTTCACCTAAAGGTGCAGAAAGATCCAGCAAGGACTGAGTTTAAGATGCAAATTCCCATTTCACCTAACCTACCTCAAGCCGTTGCACGTACCACATGGGTGACCCAACAATAAGAGCCAGCAACCAGACTATGCCtgtaaacaaacacattttttaatactttgtcCAACAAGCAGGATTTGGTATGAACAGTTTAACAGCTTTGAAAAGTCAGGCAAGGTGGAAAATTGTAATAAAGAACAAAGTTTTCTATGAGGCATACATCAGTCAATACATCAATAACAGCATGCTATTCTGACATCAGCTTTCTGTCTCCCAAACTACCTCTATTTACGGATATTCAACAGGAAAAGCCACTTAATCTGCATAAGGAGCATTAAGTAAGTATCTCTGTGTAACAACGGAAGGACCATTTCACTGTGACATTGCTTAAGCAGGGCTTGTACATTTTGAACccttcttaaaattaaaaaaaagaagaaatggctGCTAATGGTTTATCTTTAAGTACATTTTTGACTTCAGATGCTAAGTCCCTTGTTAGAGTTTTGGGTAATAAATATACTCTACTGATAGGCACTCTCCTTGAGCTATTTTATAAAGGTCAATTAACTCTGCTTCTGAATCACTGGTCATATCAGTGCCCTCTGTTCTGCCATGCCATCAACACTGAAGATTATTTCTCTACATACAGAATTACCGGAGATGCTTAAAATCTTACCAAGCATCGTGAAAGCTCTTTTATTGGTGTACTGCCACTTCATTTTTAGTGGATGCACAATTCCCTGGTGTCTTTCCACAGCAATGCAGGTCATTGTAAGAATCTCTGTTACGATAGCAGTGGACTGAACAAACGGC
This window of the Corvus cornix cornix isolate S_Up_H32 chromosome 4, ASM73873v5, whole genome shotgun sequence genome carries:
- the QRFPR gene encoding pyroglutamylated RF-amide peptide receptor isoform X1 translates to MRSLNITPEQFAQLLRDNNVTREQFIGLYGLQPLVYIPELPGRTKVAFVLICVLIFALALFGNCLVLYVVTRSKAMRTVTNIFICSLALSDLLIAFFCVPFTMLQNISSNWLGGAFACKMVPFVQSTAIVTEILTMTCIAVERHQGIVHPLKMKWQYTNKRAFTMLGIVWLLALIVGSPMWYVQRLEVKYDFLYEKVYVCCLEEWASPIYQKIYTTFILVILFLLPLMLMLFLYTKIGYELWIKKRVGDASVLQTIHGSEMSKISRKKKRAIVMMVTVVFLFAVCWAPFHVIHMMMEYSNFEKEYDDVTIKMIFAIVQIVGFFNSICNPIVYAFMNENFKKNFLSALCFCIVKDNTSPSRQLGNSGITMRRQKPSASQRDSMDSDEGRREAFSDGNIEVKFCDQPASKRNLKRHLVLFSSELTVHSAVGNGQ
- the QRFPR gene encoding pyroglutamylated RF-amide peptide receptor isoform X2 encodes the protein MRSLNITPEQFAQLLRDNNVTREQFIGLYGLQPLVYIPELPGRTKVAFVLICVLIFALALFGNCLVLYVVTRSKAMRTVTNIFICSLALSDLLIAFFCVPFTMLQNISSNWLGGAFACKMVPFVQSTAIVTEILTMTCIAVERHQGIVHPLKMKWQYTNKRAFTMLGIVWLLALIVGSPMWYVQRLEVKYDFLYEKVYVCCLEEWASPIYQKIYTTFILVILFLLPLMLMLFLYTKIGYELWIKKRVGDASVLQTIHGSEMSKISSLLGPFPCDSHDDGIQ